A single region of the Sporichthyaceae bacterium genome encodes:
- a CDS encoding enoyl-CoA hydratase/isomerase family protein, which produces MIELEMRNEIALVHPAHGKVNALDVELLDALTATIEKVADSGARAVVLYGTGSTFCAGVDLRRVLAEGEDYAQALITALARTFRAWFTAPLPVVAAINGHAIAGGCVLVAAADRRLAAETPTARIGASEIRVGVPFPASAMELVISAAGAERAEEIILGAALYSPAEAQQVGLVHRLCPPEWLLEEAIVEARSLGHGSPIAYARAKQYLRAAAVARIDAAAQHDVEVARIWAAADTRDRIAAAMANR; this is translated from the coding sequence GTGATCGAACTCGAGATGCGCAACGAGATCGCACTGGTGCACCCGGCGCACGGCAAGGTCAACGCGTTGGACGTCGAGTTGCTCGACGCGCTGACCGCCACGATCGAGAAGGTTGCCGACTCCGGAGCCCGTGCCGTGGTGCTCTACGGCACCGGATCCACGTTCTGCGCCGGGGTCGACCTGCGCCGGGTGCTCGCCGAGGGCGAGGACTACGCCCAGGCCTTGATCACCGCGCTGGCCCGCACGTTCCGGGCATGGTTCACCGCACCGTTGCCGGTGGTCGCCGCGATCAACGGGCACGCGATCGCGGGCGGCTGCGTGTTGGTCGCCGCCGCGGACCGGCGCCTCGCCGCGGAAACTCCCACCGCGCGCATCGGGGCCAGCGAGATCCGCGTGGGCGTGCCGTTCCCGGCCTCGGCGATGGAGTTGGTCATCAGCGCGGCGGGCGCCGAACGTGCCGAGGAGATCATCCTCGGCGCCGCGCTGTACTCCCCGGCCGAGGCCCAACAGGTCGGCCTGGTGCACCGACTGTGTCCGCCGGAATGGCTGCTGGAGGAGGCCATCGTCGAGGCCCGGTCGCTCGGCCACGGAAGTCCGATCGCCTATGCGCGGGCCAAGCAGTACCTGCGGGCGGCGGCGGTTGCGCGCATCGACGCGGCCGCGCAGCACGACGTCGAGGTCGCCCGCATCTGGGCCGCGGCCGACACCAGGGACCGCATCGCGGCGGCGATGGCCAACCGCTGA